In a single window of the Papaver somniferum cultivar HN1 chromosome 8, ASM357369v1, whole genome shotgun sequence genome:
- the LOC113306023 gene encoding uncharacterized protein LOC113306023 has translation MLDRLAWALIHSPTELWVKIFKCKYFKNCHPLHARKSLDYSWLWKGIDVGLDIIRKNSIWKVKNGYSIHAFTDNWISDASSPLFHCYPNPNMPVSDFIDPHTRTWNIDLINSFFTLDNAQKIANIRIPLTGDDGLVCLYTKNGEFSVKTCYKALSGEINYLQNPHPSQPTYKALRSFPTLPKIHLFLWKCIKNVLPTGVRLSQYRNQDLTETSIRTWFDEWLKISHGIAIKQSIFVTAWCIWRDRCFKTFQNQTLTPLSTANHALKLLADIDACMPEPIVPLDISIVPIQSPDNSGLPEHCRILYCDASYDSDTNEAGSDLVLTDLTGSFE, from the exons ATGTTAGACAGATTAGCTTGGGCCCTTATTCACTCCCCAACTGAGTTGTGGGTTAAAATCTTTAAATGTAAATATTTCAAGAATTGTCATCCCTTGCATGCTAGAAAATCTCTAGATTATTCTTGGTTATGGAAAGGTATTGATGTTGGTCTAGACATCATTAGGAAAAATTCTATTTGGAAAGTCAAGAACGGGTATAGTATTCATGCTTTTACTGATAATTGGATTTCTGATGCATCCTCTCCTCTTTTTCATTGTTACCCTAATCCTAATATGCCGGTGTCTGATTTCATAGACCCTCATACTAGGACTTGGAATATAGATcttattaatagttttttcactttGGACAATGCCCAAAAGATAGCCAACATTAGAATTCCCCTCACAGGGGATGACGGATTAGTATGTTTGTATACTAAGAATGGTGAATTTTCCGTGAAAACTTGTTATAAAGCTCTCTCTGGCGAGATAAACTATTTACAGAATCCCCATCCCAGTCAACCTACCTACAAAGCTCTACGGAGCTTCCCCACTCTTCCTAAGATACATCTCTTCCTATGGAAGTGTATAAAAAATGTCTTACCTACTGGAGTCAGACTCTCACAATACAGAAACCAG GAtcttaccgaaacaagtattaggACTTGGTTTGATGAATGGTTGAAAATTAGTCATGGTATTGCTATCAAACAATCAATATTTGTCACAGCATGGTGCATATGGAGGGATAGGTGTTTCAAGACCTTTCAAAATCAAACTTTGACACCATTGAGCACTGCCAATCATGCTTTGAAACTCTTAGCAGACATAGATGCTTGTATGCCAGAACCAATTGTTCCACTAGACATATCTATTGTACCTATACAATCACCAGATAACAGTGGCCTGCCTGAGCATTGCCGTATTCTATATTGTGATGCTAGCTATGACTCTGATACTAATGAAGCAGGCTCTGATCTTGTATTAACTGATTTGACAGGGTCTTTTGAATGA
- the LOC113306024 gene encoding uncharacterized protein LOC113306024 — MAEQVALQRISQFGFQNHCIVASVRMEGVLGIYFSYGPPIASHISEFWKNMTSYAQEFNGPKCFIGDFNAIVSNEEKFGGLPVLNYNISYFNDFIQMNHLIDLGYKGPSYTWTNGREIDGLIMQRLDRVLANTEWFISFHNVVVLHLPRIIKNPAALSAYHPIYLCNVLYKIVAKILSNRIKPYLEEFICWSQSAFVPGRQILDNIIIAKELLHSMNNSGAVNGHFALKVDMVKAYDRVNWRFLGDMLHVMGINGKTHLLIMACVISISFSININGSPQGFFKSERGIRQGCPLSPSLFIICSQGISILMNQFESQGLYQGYKINRWAPTITHLMFADDLFFFGEHSRINVLNMKKLLDQYASLSGQMTNYNKSAIYFSKGISDLRRQTTIQDLGVREMVSDVKYLGIFPLKSDYRVASYDYLVDKFNSRFPGWRFHYTNMAGRTILLKTSLSSIPIYCMGICLLPKGVTQEIDKIMRCFWWGHNTDEKNYNSSIGRSLLEVRKYLLNNVIWQISNGMDIKIWDNPWVPQLMDHIITKPVDAQIHLQKVSDLILPNCGDWNLELLEDIFSPEVVGNITSIYISHDYISKDVLVWKCTPSAKFVPNTYTTCTLCGQEDESVIHLLFFCARAKLVFDAAGLGSDLSVRDITVMEIVRNCIEDGSTEEFVKRMCTLWNIWKTRNDILFSQGNFSISHTLKNINKYFQLCMENFKENNVIHDNIVHTWSPPNQHFIKINVDAAFIPNNGAAGAIAKDCNGRFLVCASRTFYCTSSLLAETIACRLGLELGLRHNFPKFIIEGDASNVIVVVLGESRDIPWSISSEVLRIKDYAGLFDDIKFEHVRKSANHLAHKLCQHVFHDNVNNWWNANYPPLCISANLNFEVVQ, encoded by the exons ATGGCTGAGCAAGTGGCATTACAACGTATATCCCAATTTGGTTTTCAAAATCATTGTATTGTTGCATCG GTGCGGATGGAAGGGGTTCTTGGAATTTATTTTTCATATGGACCTCCGATTGCTTCTCATATATCTGAATTCTGGAAAAATATGACTTCATACGCTCAGGAATTCAATGGTCCAAAATGCTTCATAGGTGATTTCAATGCAATTGTCTCAAATGAAGAAAAGTTTGGTGGTCTACCAGTTTTAAATTATAATATCTCTTACTTTAATGATTTCATTCAAATGAATCATTTGATTGATCTGGGTTATAAGGGTCCTTCTTATACGTGGACGAATGGAAGAGAGATAGATGGCTTGATAATGCAGCGTCTTGACAGGGTTCTAGCAAATACGGAATGGTTCATTAGTTTCCATAATGTCGTTGTACTTCATCTTCCCAGAATT ATTAAGAATCCAGCAGCACTGTCAGCTTATCACCCAATATATCTGTGTAATGTATTATACAAGATTGTGGCCAAAATTCTGTCAAATAGAATCAAGCCATACTTGGAAGAATTTATATGTTGGTCGCAAAGTGCTTTTGTTCCTGGTCGTCAGATATTAGACAACATCATTATTGCAAAAGAATTACTTCATTCCATGAACAATTCAGGAGCAGTTAATGGACACTTTGCACTAAAGGTGGATATGGTCAAGGCATATGATCGTGTAAACTGGAGATTTCTTGGAGATATGTTACATGTTATGGGAATTAATGGAAAAACTCACTTATTAATCATGGCCTGTGTAATAAGTATTTCATTCTCGATCAACATCAATGGCTCTCCCCAAGGATTTTTCAAGAGTGAAAGAGGAATTCGACAAGGATGCCCCTTATCCCCATCCTTATTCATTATCTGCTCTCAGGGTATCTCAATTCTGATGAATCAGTTTGAATCTCAAGGATTATATCAAGGTTATAAAATCAACAGGTGGGCGCCTACAATTACACATTTGATGTTCGCTGACGATCTGTTCTTCTTTGGTGAGCATTCCAGAATTAATGTACTTAATATGAAGAAACTGTTGGATCAGTATGCATCATTGTCGGGTCAAATGACAAATTACAATAAATCTGCAATATATTTCAGCAAAGGAATCTCCGACCTAAGAAGACAAACGACAATTCAAGACCTGGGAGTTAGAGAAATGGTTTCTGATGTTAAGTATCTGGggatttttcctttaaaatcagaTTATAGAGTTGCAAGCTATGACTATCTTGTGGATAAATTCAATTCCAGGTTTCCAGGATGGAGATTTCATTATACAAATATGGCAGGTAGAACTATTTTATTAAAAACTAGTCTCTCCTCAATTCCTATATACTGCATGGGAATTTGCCTTCTCCCTAAAGGTGTTACACAAGAAATTGATAAGATAATGAGGTGTTTTTGGTGGGGGCACAACACTGATGAGAAAAATTACAATTCTTCAATTGGTCGAAG TTTATTGGAAGTAAGGAAGTATTTACTGAATAATGTAATCTGGCAGATCTCGAATGGGATGGATATTAAAATTTGGGATAACCCTTGGGTTCCTCAACTAATGGATCATATTATTACTAAACCAGTAGATGCACAGATTCATCTCCAGAAGGTGTCTGATTTAATCTTACCCAATTGTGGAGATTGGAACTTGGAGTTATTGGAAGATATTTTTTCTCCTGAGGTAGTCGGAAACATCACCTCTATCTATATCAGTCATGATTATATATCTAAGGATGTATTGGTGTGGAAATGTACTCCATCAG CCAAATTTGTTCCTAACACTTATACAACATGTACGCTGTGTGGCCAAGAAGATGAATCGGTAATTCATTTACTATTTTTCTGTGCAAGAGCAAAACTGGTATTTGATGCTGCGGGTCTGGGTTCTGATTTATCAGTTCGAGATATTACTGTTATGGAAATAGTCAGGAATTGTATTGAAGACGGCTCAACGGAAGAATTTGTGAAAAGAATGTGCACTCTGTGGAATATCTGGAAAACCAGGAATGATATCCTTTTTTCCCAAGGAAACTTTTCGATCAGCCACACTTTGAAGAATATTAACAAATATTTCCAGCTATGTATGGAAAACTTCAAGGAAAACAATGTGATTCATGATAATATAGTGCATACATGGTCTCCTCCAAACCAGCACTTTATTAAGATAAATGTAGATGCTGCGTTTATCCCAAATAATGGAGCGGCGGGTGCTATAGCCAAAGACTGCAATGGAAGATTCTTGGTATGTGCATCGAGAACCTTTTACTGTACCTCTTCTCTTTTGGCTGAAACAATCGCATGCAGACTAGGTTTGGAACTTGGTTTGAGACATAACTTTCCAAAATTCATCATTGAGGGAGATGCATCTAATGTGATTGTTGTTGTCCTTGGGGAGTCTAGAGATATTCCATGGTCGATTAGTTCTGAGGTTCTGAGAATTAAAGACTATGCAGGTTTATTTGATGATATCAAATTTGAGCATGTTCGCAAGAGTGCAAATCATCTGGCACACAAATTATGCCAACATGTTTTTCATGATAATGTAAATAATTGGTGGAATGCTAATTATCCACCCCTTTGTATCTCAGCAAACCTCAATTTTGAGGTAGTTCAATAA